A region from the Ptychodera flava strain L36383 chromosome 12, AS_Pfla_20210202, whole genome shotgun sequence genome encodes:
- the LOC139145766 gene encoding TNF receptor-associated factor 4-like — translation MPEPDNLDTMSLSSGSSTSRRGSATSRISMASTVSSSSMSNSKMGDFEICFEGNVDKKYECAACCQVLRYPVQFEDCGHRVCSSCLPDLLRVSPRCPIDQTPVSRDRVYVDTPFGKEIGNLPVKCSNYTKGCEWKGVLQEVKTHMDECGYITVDCPNACGAHFEKRFLEGHVTEDCHKRTVQCDFCHISVFYKDEIAHMNACKMFPIPCPNGCAETDIPRGEVKAHCDNDCPKAKIPCPFAPCGCDYKCERQKMTKHLKDEPTQHLTMVGNTIVKHVSLLDNHGETLTDHKEQLVECRQKVYDLEKMYGSQLVWKIDRYAERMQEAKTGKKPTIFSPPFLTSRHGYKLAVSLCLNGDGKAKNHFMSVFVCICRSEYDPLLPWPFSHRIIFTLIDQCQDPAARRNIAYQIKPNICKENKPFLGRPSGERNASFGTQKFVPIATIKTLDYIRDDTMFIKVHVDHDQMILL, via the exons ATGCCGGAACCCGACAATCTTGATACAATGTCACTGTCGAGTGGCAGTAGTACGTCCCGCCGAGGGTCGGCTACTTCGCGTATTTCAATGGCATCAACAGTAAGCAGTTCGTCCATGAGCAATTCGAAAATGGGAGATTTCGAAATTTGTTTCGAAGGTAATGTTGATAAGAAATATGAATGTGCCGCTTGTTGTCAAGTCTTGAGATATCCAGTACAATTTGAAGACTGTGGCCATCGTGTCTGTTCGTCCTGCTTACCGGACTTATTACG AGTGTCTCCGAGATGTCCAATCGACCAAACACCTGTATCCAGAGACAGA GTGTACGTGGACACTCCATTCGGAAAGGAGATAGGCAATTTACCAGTCAAGTGTTCTAACTACACAAAAGGTTGTGAATGGAAAGGCGTTTTGCAGGAAGTCAAG ACGCATATGGATGAGTGTGGCTACATCACAGTCGATTGCCCGAATGCATGTGGAGCTCATTTCGAAAAGCGTTTCCTTGAAGGGCACGTTACCGAAGATTGCCACAAGCGCACTGTGCAGTGTGACTTCTGCCATATTTCCGTGTTTTACAAAGATGAAATTGCACATATGAATGCATGCAAGATGTTTCCCATTCCTTGTCCTAACGGATGTGCAGAAACGGATATACCGCGAGGAGAG GTGAAGGCTCATTGTGACAATGATTGTCCAAAGGCGAAGATACCGTGCCCATTTGCACCCTGTGGATGTGACTATAAG TGTGAGCGTCAGAAGATGACGAAACACTTGAAAGATGAACCAACTCAGCATTTAACAATGGTTGGAAACACTATTGTGAAGCACGTATCACTTCTGGATAACCATGGAGAAACTCTTACTGATCATAAG GAACAACTAGTGGAATGTCGCCAAAAAGTGTATGATTTAGAGAAGATGTACGGATCACAATTAGTTTGGAAAATTGATCGATATGCCGAAAGAATGCAGGAAGCTAAAACTGGAAAGAAACCGACAATATTTAGCCCTCCTTTTTTGACCAGCCGGCATGGCTACAAGCTGGCTGTTTCTCTCTGCTTGAACGGTGATGGAAAGG CTAAGAACCATtttatgtctgtctttgtttgcATCTGCCGGTCTGAGTATGATCCGCTACTACCATGGCCATTTAGTCATCGTATCATATTTACCTTAATTGACCAGTGTCAAGACCCGGCTGCTCGCAGAAACATTGCTTACCAAATCAAACCAAATATTTGCAAGGAAAACAAACCATTTCTGGGAAGACCAAGTGGTGAACGAAATGCAAGTTTTGGCACTCAGAAGTTTGTACCGATAGCAACGATCAAGACCCTCGATTACATCAGAGATGATACCATGTTTATCAAGGTTCATGTTGATCACGATCAAATGATTTTACTGTAA